The nucleotide sequence CTGTTCAACAACTTTGTTTTTCTCATCAATTTTGGATTTTAATAAATCAACCTGTTTTATCAAACTCTTAATTTGAAATTCATTAGTCACGACCTGAGTTAGCAGTGAAATGGTAGAGCTTCCTAGTTGAATTTGGGCTGGACTTTGATTAACTGAATTTTCTTGATTACCCAAAAGTTCAGATATCTGGTTTTGAAGAGCATTACTTTGAGCATCTCTTTGCCGCTTCAGTAACAGCACCTCAGGGTGGTTCTGTCTGTAGCGACTACTTAAAGCCGTTAGTTCTGCCTCTGTCTTTTGCAACTCAACAACTGAAGCTTGGATACCCGCTGACTCTGCAAGTAGCTTTAATTGATTGGCTTTGACAGCAGAAACTCCAAGTAATGCTTCCAGTCCTACCTGTGTATTTTGTAATCCTACTAGCTGTACTTGAGTAGTTTGAATGCTTTGTTGTAAATTGGCTAACTCCTGAATCAGTGAGCCAGTCTGAGCATCTAAAGAGACAATATTGAAATCTTGTTTGAAACTAGTAAGTTTATTGAGATTTGCAATGAGATTCTTTTCCGCATTAGGTAACTGAGACTCAATAAATTCCCGAGCGGCTGTTTTCTGGATTTGACTTAAGCGAATACTATTGGCAATAAAGCTACTCATTAAGTTATCAACAGCTTTGACTGCTACTGCTTGATCTGGACTACGAAATGAGACATTTAACAAGTCTGTTCGGGGAACTTGGCTTACAGACATGCCACTACCTAACTTAGAAGCACTAGTAGAAGGGCTGATGCCAGTTGAGTCTATGTTAAATAACTTGGCAGCCTTCTCAAGCACATTATCCGTTCGAAAGATCGCAATCTGCGTATTCAAGGGATTACCAGCGACACTACTCAAGTCACCGCCTGGCACTCCCTGAATACCGATGAGGGCTGATGCTTGGTTTTGCTTCTGTATCCAAATTAGACCATTGGCTTCATAAACTGGTATCCGGGTAACTGCATATAGACCTGAAAGCACTAAGACGCTGCTAAATGTCAGTGTAAACCCCAGCCAATGCCGCCTAACTAAACCTAAATAAGACTGGATATCGACATCACCCTCTTTAGGTTTGTTGACCAAAAAATTTTCTGAGATTAAGGATTTTTCTTGAGTCATAAATATAAATGATAATTAAGAACTACTGAAAAATGCGAATAAAGGCAGCTGCTGCGCCAAGAGGGCCAAGAACTGTTCCAATTGCATCGAGGAAACGGTAGCCATCACCTTTAGGAATCATGATGACATCGCCATCTTCAACCTGGGTTGGCTCAGTTAATTTCTCGATATTGAGAGTTTTCTCATTAACCGTACCATTAGCTTGTAAGCGATAAAAACGAACCCTAGTTAAATTAGCCTTATCTGTTGGGCCACCCGCTACTGCGATAGCACTACTTAGGGTACTGTCCGGAGACACTTCAATCTCACCAGGCCGCTTAACTTCACCCACAACACGGACTTTAACAGTGGGAGAGCCAAATGCAGATCGGGCTAATAGTTTTTGATCACCTTGGCTCAATGCGGTTGCTTTAGGAATAAAAATTGAGTCACCATCCCGCAAAGAAATATCTTGATTACTGCTACTAGCTTGAATAGAATTCCATAAATTTACGGTCATTGTTTGAGAAATACCATTAACACCAATTCGATTAATGATAATGTCACGAACATCGGCTTCCTTGGTTACACCCCCAGCAGCAGCAATGGCCTGGGCGAGAGTAGGAATGATTCTGGAGCGGGCTGTTTCATCTCCTCCCGAGCCTGATTCTCCAAGAGGAATAGGCTGGAGTTGTAAAGGGCCGGGCCGGCGGACTTCTCCCGCAACCGTTACAGTAAGTGGACGTAAGCTTGTTAGTTGAACTTCCACAGTTGGGTCAACTAGATATTCACTTAAACGACGAGTCAGTTCTTGTTTAACTTGAGTGACCGTTTTACCAGAGACAACAAAGCGTTCAACTAGTGGAATAGAGATAGTACCATCTGGAAGAATGATCTGAGGAGGAAGACCTTTATATTCATCAAATCCTAGGACTGAAACTTGTATTGAGTCTCCAGGCCCCAGTAAGTAAACATTCATGCTGTCTGTTGCCGGAGCCAGGCCAGGGTTGGGACGATAGTTTGGGGCTGGACTGGAGGCTTGTGCCAATACCCTAAATTCTGCTGCCAAGACTGATAAGCCAACAGTTGCTAAAACAAAAAATTGGGTCAGAGTGGCTGTCAAGGGTGGTTTGAGATGGCTGTAAGACATAGGCAAAGCTAGAAAAATCAAAACTACTCAGAGGATTCAGGGTTAGGCTGAATATCAGTCAGTTATAGCAGATGGATAGGCAGAAGTTGTGATCTTGATTACTAATTAGTGAGAAAAATTTTATATTTCCTCGAGGTTTGACAGGAAAACCTTAACACATCGGCTCAGTCGATCAAGGAAGAAGTTAAGGGTGATGATAAGTTTTTCTCAAGGATTTTAGTAATTGCCCAGGCCTGGCCAACTTTAATTAGCGACAAATAATAAATACTGGCCTCCCCAATTGGGCATCTAGAGGTGACAGATCCGGCCAATTTTGACTGGATTCCTTAGATCTTAAAGATTTAAGAGTTTTTGATCCCTTGAACACCTGATCGGCCGCTTAAAAAGTATGCTAAGTCTAGGGTATTGGGTTTAGCCTATTTAACTAAATTTTGGGCCAAAGTATTTACCTTAAGGGAGAGTAGTCGTCATGTTAGGTTCTATGGGGCAGTTGAGGGTCGTTCAACCTGGGCTGACTAGTAGTGCTCTAGGGGCAATGGCTTTATTAGGATTGATGACAGTCAACGGGGCAGTTGCAAAGGCGGCCACTCCTCCCCCCACTGCGGTGACTCCAGCCCCAATTCCAGCTTGGATCACGGCCTTAAAACTATCCCCCGATCAAATTCAAAAAGTCCAGGCCATTGAAGTAAAGTTCAAACCCCAGGCCAGGAGCCAACAAATCCAACTGAATCAGGCTGAATCCCTCTTGGAATCTCTTTTGGTGAAAGGAGCGAGCAATGAGGATATCCGCGCCCAGCACCAAGTGATTCAAAATTATCGGCGGCAGTTAGAGGTGACACGTTTGGAAGCAGCCCTCGAAATTAAAGACGTTTTAACTCCAGCCCAGCGGCAACAATTGGCGGAACTGAATCAGCAGCGGTTGACCCGACTCCGAGATTTAGTCTTGGGCAGTAGCGGGACAACACCTCGGTAAACAGGGCTATATCTCTCAATTAGCAGGAGATTAAGCGTCTACCGAACCACAACCCCGTACCAAGACACACTGAGGATAGAGAGAAATGCCACTGGAGTTAGTCATCACGGTGGGGGCCCTATTAATTTCTTGGTTTGTCTTTACTGGCCTGGTGCGATTGCTTAAGGTGACGGTAGGAACGGCCTTGAAAATTGCCCTTATTCTCTTTGCCCTACAGGTTTTCTTTGGGATTGGCCCTGAGGCCCTAGGAGAGCGGATACTTCAGCTTTGGGAGCAACTCTTAGGAAAAGGGAAGTAGGCGAGTCACGATGGAGACAGTTGTAAGCGATTAGCCCACAGGCCTGGGAAGGAGTCAGGAATCGGTATTGCGCCCACCACCCGTTGATAAAATTCCGCCGGCCCGACCCAACCAATCACCGCATAGGCATAACCTTGGGTTTTCATCATCTCAAGGGTTAGCTGGGTTAAAATTGTGCCAATTCCCAGGCCCCGCGAATCCGCATCCACCCCCATCGGCCCAAATAACCCTAATGCCGCCGTATCGTAACAGGCAAATCCCAAAAGTTTTCCATTCTGGACGGCAATTAAACAGCGGGATGGTCGCTGGTACAGGGCAATCTCGGCTTCACTAACCCAACCTAGACTAAATCTTGCTTTGACCCAATCTAAAATTAAATGAGTTTCAGAACCGAGGGGCTGCCGATAAATTATGCCTTGCTGCTTATGGTTTAAAAGAAGGGCGGAATTAACCTCTAATTGATACAGTTTGACCAGCATATCCATAAGAACACAAAGCTTAAAATTAAGGCCAAAAATTTTCATCTCGAATCTGTTGAGAATCAAAGCAAGGACTTTCTGGAAAGATAGATTCTGTTAATCCAGTCTCCCGAATGGCTAAATCACGCCCATCCAACCAGGCCTCGGCTAAGGCTTCCTCCCAACGAGATTGAAGACCAGGATTTCGGTACAGTAGGCGACTGATTTTACGACGTTGTTCGCGAATGGTTGCCCGCCAGGAATTTCCTTGGTGTTCAGGTTGATATTTCCCCTTCAAAAGATGGCCAATTAAAACTGCCAGACGGGAACTGAGTTGATCATAATGACGATTCCCCAAGTCTGATAATTCCTCAGCCAAATGTTCCCAGTCTAATCGCTCAATTTGACGCTGACTCAAGGCCTGGGCCTGTTGATGTGCCCAAGTATAAAAGTCCTGCTCGTATAATGATTGCTTAAGTGTCATGGGACTGCCCTAAAATACGACCCGTTGATACAAAGACTGTATCGAAATCTGGAAATTAATTGACATTAAAGCCAACACACTCTCTTGACCTTCAAGCGGCTGGAATAACCATTGCCCATCATCCCGTTTACTAAATTGCTCCACATAATAGGCGGATTGGGAAATCAAAATATATTCTTGCAAGCTGGGCAAGAGGCGGTAAAACCCAAATTTCCGAGTTCGGTTATAATTTGCTATAGAGTCCGATAACACTTCAATAATCACCTTGGGATTCGTCACCACCACCGGATTGTTACCTTGATAAATGGGTTGACCCTTAACAATCAAAACATCGGGGTAAGTATAGACTCGACAGGGTTCAATTCAGGCTTTAACGTCATTGATATAGGTGTAATAGTCTTGACCATCAATGGTTAGGGGAAAAAGCCGACAAAAATTGAGCGCAATTTGGTTGTGATAGGTCGTCCCGCCGGTCATGGGGATAATTTCTCCGTCAATATATTCATTTCTAAACTCGGCAATTTCCTCCAAAGCTAAATATTCTTCGGGACTGTAGTACTTAACATCTGGTTGGGCAATCATTGTTCTTCTCCCTAACAGCCCTGACAAAAATTCTTGATCACGATTACCCCACACCTTAGCATTTTCATCCCCAGGCCTGGCTCCGATTAAATTTAGCTTTTGCCGTTACGTTGGACATAGTGATTGTTGTAGTGAATCCTTGCTCCGGCCCAGTGCAGTTTTTCCCGCAGAGTTTGATAAAAAGAGTAATGATCTTTCAAAACAATAAATCGGGCTTCACAGTTAGCCATGGAGACATCTACCCGCTGGCCTGGCCAGATTGAGGTGGCCAAGACTCCATCCATCCAAAGTTTGGTTGTTAAATTTCGATCTTCGAGGGGCCAAATGCTAACAATCGAGCGGGCCGGTAAAACAATCGGGCGACTGGATAAACTCAAAGGACAAATCGGGGCCACCGCAATCGCCTCCATCCCCGGATGAATAATCGGCCCATTGGCTGCAACCGTATAGCAGGTGGATCCGGTTGGAGTCGCGACAATCATCCCATCGCCTTGATATTGATCCACCACATCCCCATCTATTTCCATTTCTAAGATGGCTGTGAGCATCCGGTCGGCCGAAGCGGGTTTGATGCACATTTCGTTGAGGGCTAGGTATTTTTCCCCTACGGGTTCAGATTGGGGTCGCGGCCCTTCATAGGCCTGGGCCTGAAGCATCATCCGTTGTTGCATGGCATATTGGTCACGGCGAAGTCGCTGTAACAGGGTAGTCGTATCTTGAAAGAGTTCAAAGGGTTCTGTCAAAAAACCCAAATGCCCCCCCACATTCACCGCCAACATCGGGATCCCTTCTGGAGCCAAATGCCGTGCTGCCGCTAGGGCCGTCCCATCTCCCCCCAGAACAAAAGCTACATCAATCGGGCGATTCACCGAAGCCATAAACACGGGATAGGGATTGTCCTGGGGGCCGCTGGGGCCAACGAGGATGCGACATCCTTCCTGTTCGAGGATATGGCCCAGGGTTTCTGCCCAACGTTGGCTAAAGGCATCTCCAGCTTTGTAAACAATTAGGGCCTGGGCTAATTCCACAGCAAAATCTCCTGAGGGTGACTCAGTTTTTAGGGCGGGGGCTAAGTACAGTTATAGTTTCCCAAAGTACAGGTAAATATTACTGTTCCAAACTAAATAGAAGCGATGCCAACATTTCCTGATTGATTGTTTCTGCCACCGTGGTGAGGATGGGTATCAACTTGGCCTGGAGGGCGCACAGGAGGGCCTGGTGTAGATCAGAAGGGGAGTTAATCTCTGGGTTTAGGCTCACCATCCGTTCACTCGGCTGCACTGGATCAATCCCGAAATGTAAAACCCCCGCTGAACGAAATACAAACAAGGCCCGCCTCACCTCGCTTTCGATGATTTGATGATCCAATACAAGCATTATTTTCTTAACTAGATCATTCATTGCCACATTCAGGGGGCGTAACTGGATTAACTCCAGGCCAACTTTTTCTAGAACAGAGGGGCTGGGCAAGCTCTCCTTAAATTGGTAACCATTGGGGTTGACAAGTTCGCCAAAGTCCGCAGCTAGAATCTGACGATAGGTTTCCGGATCATGGAGGGGTTTGGGGAGGACATCCGGCTCAAGGGTAAAAGGCTCCGGAATATCGGCACGGAGAAACAATTTGAGGCAGTTGCCGGCCCGCGCAAGACAAAACTCTGAATCCCGACAGGACAATCGCAGGTATTCGTTAAATCTGACGATACCCAAGGGGAGAAAGATTTGCTTCAGGTTGGGAATGATGACGTAAATGTTAGGTTCAACGAGGCTGGGGAATATTCCTTCCGTTTGAAAAGCTGCCGATTTGGGTGAGGCATAAAAATACGCGTTCAGGATTTCTTGAATCTTCTTGGCGGCCTCAATGGGATCAACGGAGGTTAGGGGTGAAATTTTACTGGCCAGGCCATCGGCAAACTCCAGCATCGCTTTTCTAGGACTCATGACCGTATTAGAGTTTTGAGGCTGAGGGAGTTCTGAGGTGGGGCGTTTCCGTCTTCTTCTGCGTCTGTTGGCGGGATCGCTATCTGTCGGGTTCAATGGGGGGGGTGGCGTTGACTCTTCCTCAGCTACATCAGCGGCAGTAACCGAAACCTCTGGCATAGCAGGAGTGGGAGAGTCAGGGAGAACTTGGCTGCGGAGGATGGGGCGGGGAGTGGCGGATGGTTGAGTCTCCCCAAGCGTACCAGAGAGGGCCTGCTTACGGTTGTCAACGGGATAGGGAATCTGAATAAAGTGATGACACATGGCCTGGAGTTTCTTACTGGCAGAATTGTCATAGGCACACCCAACCAGCAGTTTTCCATACCAACGGAGTTTCTCAGCAAGGGAAGCAAAACCACCATCCCCAGAGACAATCACCACACAGCTAACAATGGGGTTTTGTTGAACTAAGTGAATCGCATCTACAGACAATTGAATATCCGTAGCATTTTTCTTGATGTCATGTTCAAAGTTAATAAATTGCTCGGGCTTAATCCCTAACTGACTAATTTCTTGACGAATGGGTTTGAGGGCACTATTACTCCAATCCGCATAAGCATATTGCCCGACAATTTCCCCGACAATTTCAACAGATTTGATTTGCTCTAAGATGTCCTTGATCGAAACGCGAGAAATATGCCCATTGCGATTTTTGTATCCTTCCGTCAGGTTTTCAATATCAAATAAAATAACGGTCTTGAGCTTCCCAGAGTTGGTAGAGAGGGAAATTGTGTCTCGATTAAGGGACGGTAATGCCACCAGGCGTGGACTGGAAACCACTGGCAGCATGGCCTGGATCTCATCCATTCGGGCGGCCAAGGTGGAGTGGATTTTGCTGAGTTCCTGCTGCTGGGTCTTTAATAACTGGGTCTGAGTCTGTTGGTAGGTGTGGCCGAGGGCCTGGAGTTGGGATTGTAATACTGCTAAGTCAACCCTAAGTGTGTCTTTCTCCTGGGCCGGGTCAGCTTTTGTCGTTGAGTCTTGCTGCTTCCGTGACTGTGTTACCGCACTGCCCCCCAATGCCCCCAGGCCACTGCTTAAAATAATTGCCACTGGGTCTTTCAACGTCAAGGCCAGGGTTGAAATGGTGCCAGCAGCGAGGGTACTGAGGGTAATAATTAACCAAGATTGAGTTGGGGAGCGAAACAGATTCATAAAACGAGTCTAAGACTTGCGTAAGTCCTTAGCCATATTGCGGAATATATCCAAATTGTTATCCCGTTGCCGCCGTTCCGATACTTCTGGGGCGGGTTGGTTCACATCTTCTAGGGTAGGTTCAATAGCAGCCCGATTTTTAGCCTCAATATCAACTTTTTCTAAAGATGAAACCACTTCAATCACTTCGGCCCCCTCTTTGGCTCCCCCTGTGGCTGGAAAGGTCTTCCGTACTGCCTTAGCCGTCCGCATATAGTCAATATTGCCAAAGGTTTTTGCTTCATCCGGATCTAGAAAAAACTCTTGGTTTGGCTTTTCTGGTTTAGGAGCGGCCGCCTTGGCTGCTTTTTTACCCCCCAACAACCCATCAAATAACCCCATACCGCCACCTACCGTTAAGAAAAGAATCAACTCCCCATAGTTTAATGTCAAATCCTAGGTTTTACAAAGGTTTACACTAAGTCCGTAGGGGGATTATTACAGAAATTCTCTCTATTCTGAAAAAGCAGAAAACTCAGTTCGTTAGAATGGGCAGTAATCCACTGCGAGATGAGTTCCATGGCCGCACCAGTCTCCTTAGTTGGCTTAAAAGCAGATCAATTTCGCCACCCCCTTGATCAGCAGGCAACCCAGGCCCTGAAGCAACTCCCTGGCATGGATATCTTGGTGCGAAACCTCCTGGCCCCAGTGGCTGAACCCGTTTTTTATTTGGAAAATATTAGCTCTAGCCTCTTAGTCAGCCCGAAGCAACTCCCAGAACTCCACCAGCTCCTGCTCCAGGCCTGTCAAATTTTAGATGTGGAAGTGCCGCAACTCTATGTCCGCCAAAATCCAGTTCCCAATGCCTATACCCTGGCCATGCGCGGCAAGCAACCCTTTATCGTCATACACACGTCGCTGTTAGATTTACTCACTCCAGCCGAAATCCAGGCCGTGATTGCCCATGAACTTGGCCACCTCAAATGTGAGCATGGGGTTTACCTCACCTTGGCTAACTTAATTCTCCTAGCCGCCGGACAATTGAGTCCCTGGGGAACCATTTTGGCCCAGGGGATGCAAACCCAACTCATGCAGTGGTTACGCTGTGCGGAATTAACCTGTGACCGGGCAGCACTTTTGGTGGCTCAGGATGCGCGAGTTGTAGCTTCGGTGTTGATGAAACTCTGTGGGGGAAGTCGCACCTATCAGAACCAACTGAACTTGGATGCCTTTCTCGCCCAGGCCAAAGCCTACAGTCAATATCGAGATCAATGGGGTGATCTTTATAAAGATGTCCAAACAGCCCAGCTCACCCATCCTTTACCCGTGCTGCGGGCCTGGGAACTCCTAAATTGGTTTGATAGCCCTGCCTATGGGCAACTGTTGCGCACCTACACCCGTAAATCACTGATCTAGTAGGATAGGGTCAGCCTTCTTAGAAATTATGGAGAACAGAGGCGTAATGGTTTCGCGACGGGTCAAACGCGGGGGGCGGCAATTTTGGCAGGAGTTTCGGGATTTTGCAGTCAAGGGTAATGTGATTGATTTATCCGTAGCCGTCATTGTGGGGGGTGCCTTTGGGAAAATTGTTTCCTCCTTTGTGGCCGATATTTTAATGCCCCTAATTAACCCCTTGATTCCGGGTGGCAATTGGCGCGAGATTGTCATTGGGCCGGGGCTAAAGATTGGCAGTTTCGCGGGCAATGTCTTGGATTTTGTTGTGATTGCCCTGGCTATGTTTTTGATCATTCGCGTCGTGATTCGCCAAAACCCACCCCCACCAACCCCAGTTTCTGAACGGGAATGTCCCTACTGTTTGGAACTTGTCCCCATTGCTGCGATCAAATGCCGGGCCTGTGCTTCAGAACTTCCCTCGAAAAGTCAGTCCTAAGGTGGGCGGCAGGACAACTTTATTCCTCAAAAAAATAGTCTGATGAATGAATTTCTTGATTGGATTTAGTTTGGGGCCTGGGTTAGCCATGTGGTCAAGTCCATAGGGGTTTGAAAATCTAAAAGGGCTTCTGCCAAGTTCTCCAGTTCCGAAACAGGAAGATCGCGAATCTGCTGACTGAGATCATCCGACAGAGGGCCAAATTTATGCTGGAGTAGCCGCAAGGTTAACAAAGCCTCACCTTCTTGTCGCCCCCGCTGAATCCCTTGTTGAAGTCCCCGTTGTTCGCTAGTTTCTACTAGATCCCGATAGGTGACAGATTCACGCATAATCTCCTCCCGCAGTAGTTGCTGTAATACCTCTTTCCTAAACTTTAGCCCACCCAAAAGATAGGTGTAAGTGGTTAAACTCAGTCGTTCTTCTCGGTTTTCTAATTCCTCTAATCGCTGGGCTACCTCAGTTAACAGGGTTTCGGCATTTGCGGTTTTGGCCAGAATTGCCAGGGGACAGAGGGGTGTAAAGGCTAAGAGTTCTGATGCTTCAACTTCCCACATTATTTGGAGACCAACAGGGGAAACGACGGAAACGAGAGAGTCTAGT is from Synechococcus sp. PCC 6312 and encodes:
- a CDS encoding M48 family metallopeptidase, which encodes MAAPVSLVGLKADQFRHPLDQQATQALKQLPGMDILVRNLLAPVAEPVFYLENISSSLLVSPKQLPELHQLLLQACQILDVEVPQLYVRQNPVPNAYTLAMRGKQPFIVIHTSLLDLLTPAEIQAVIAHELGHLKCEHGVYLTLANLILLAAGQLSPWGTILAQGMQTQLMQWLRCAELTCDRAALLVAQDARVVASVLMKLCGGSRTYQNQLNLDAFLAQAKAYSQYRDQWGDLYKDVQTAQLTHPLPVLRAWELLNWFDSPAYGQLLRTYTRKSLI
- a CDS encoding GNVR domain-containing protein gives rise to the protein MTQEKSLISENFLVNKPKEGDVDIQSYLGLVRRHWLGFTLTFSSVLVLSGLYAVTRIPVYEANGLIWIQKQNQASALIGIQGVPGGDLSSVAGNPLNTQIAIFRTDNVLEKAAKLFNIDSTGISPSTSASKLGSGMSVSQVPRTDLLNVSFRSPDQAVAVKAVDNLMSSFIANSIRLSQIQKTAAREFIESQLPNAEKNLIANLNKLTSFKQDFNIVSLDAQTGSLIQELANLQQSIQTTQVQLVGLQNTQVGLEALLGVSAVKANQLKLLAESAGIQASVVELQKTEAELTALSSRYRQNHPEVLLLKRQRDAQSNALQNQISELLGNQENSVNQSPAQIQLGSSTISLLTQVVTNEFQIKSLIKQVDLLKSKIDEKNKVVEQLPSLQRRLLQLQLEYDVSSARYSALLKSLQDAQLSENQDVGNAVIVQQAKISPIPVSVDPERIIFLGGVFGLLIGFGIAFLLEQLDNFVHSENEIQEIFASMPTLATIPVLYESEKKVSPSSG
- a CDS encoding DUF29 domain-containing protein; protein product: MTLKQSLYEQDFYTWAHQQAQALSQRQIERLDWEHLAEELSDLGNRHYDQLSSRLAVLIGHLLKGKYQPEHQGNSWRATIREQRRKISRLLYRNPGLQSRWEEALAEAWLDGRDLAIRETGLTESIFPESPCFDSQQIRDENFWP
- a CDS encoding polysaccharide biosynthesis/export family protein; translated protein: MSYSHLKPPLTATLTQFFVLATVGLSVLAAEFRVLAQASSPAPNYRPNPGLAPATDSMNVYLLGPGDSIQVSVLGFDEYKGLPPQIILPDGTISIPLVERFVVSGKTVTQVKQELTRRLSEYLVDPTVEVQLTSLRPLTVTVAGEVRRPGPLQLQPIPLGESGSGGDETARSRIIPTLAQAIAAAGGVTKEADVRDIIINRIGVNGISQTMTVNLWNSIQASSSNQDISLRDGDSIFIPKATALSQGDQKLLARSAFGSPTVKVRVVGEVKRPGEIEVSPDSTLSSAIAVAGGPTDKANLTRVRFYRLQANGTVNEKTLNIEKLTEPTQVEDGDVIMIPKGDGYRFLDAIGTVLGPLGAAAAFIRIFQ
- a CDS encoding GNAT family N-acetyltransferase codes for the protein MKIFGLNFKLCVLMDMLVKLYQLEVNSALLLNHKQQGIIYRQPLGSETHLILDWVKARFSLGWVSEAEIALYQRPSRCLIAVQNGKLLGFACYDTAALGLFGPMGVDADSRGLGIGTILTQLTLEMMKTQGYAYAVIGWVGPAEFYQRVVGAIPIPDSFPGLWANRLQLSPS
- a CDS encoding NAD(+) kinase, which produces MELAQALIVYKAGDAFSQRWAETLGHILEQEGCRILVGPSGPQDNPYPVFMASVNRPIDVAFVLGGDGTALAAARHLAPEGIPMLAVNVGGHLGFLTEPFELFQDTTTLLQRLRRDQYAMQQRMMLQAQAYEGPRPQSEPVGEKYLALNEMCIKPASADRMLTAILEMEIDGDVVDQYQGDGMIVATPTGSTCYTVAANGPIIHPGMEAIAVAPICPLSLSSRPIVLPARSIVSIWPLEDRNLTTKLWMDGVLATSIWPGQRVDVSMANCEARFIVLKDHYSFYQTLREKLHWAGARIHYNNHYVQRNGKS
- a CDS encoding NYN domain-containing protein produces the protein MNLFRSPTQSWLIITLSTLAAGTISTLALTLKDPVAIILSSGLGALGGSAVTQSRKQQDSTTKADPAQEKDTLRVDLAVLQSQLQALGHTYQQTQTQLLKTQQQELSKIHSTLAARMDEIQAMLPVVSSPRLVALPSLNRDTISLSTNSGKLKTVILFDIENLTEGYKNRNGHISRVSIKDILEQIKSVEIVGEIVGQYAYADWSNSALKPIRQEISQLGIKPEQFINFEHDIKKNATDIQLSVDAIHLVQQNPIVSCVVIVSGDGGFASLAEKLRWYGKLLVGCAYDNSASKKLQAMCHHFIQIPYPVDNRKQALSGTLGETQPSATPRPILRSQVLPDSPTPAMPEVSVTAADVAEEESTPPPPLNPTDSDPANRRRRRRKRPTSELPQPQNSNTVMSPRKAMLEFADGLASKISPLTSVDPIEAAKKIQEILNAYFYASPKSAAFQTEGIFPSLVEPNIYVIIPNLKQIFLPLGIVRFNEYLRLSCRDSEFCLARAGNCLKLFLRADIPEPFTLEPDVLPKPLHDPETYRQILAADFGELVNPNGYQFKESLPSPSVLEKVGLELIQLRPLNVAMNDLVKKIMLVLDHQIIESEVRRALFVFRSAGVLHFGIDPVQPSERMVSLNPEINSPSDLHQALLCALQAKLIPILTTVAETINQEMLASLLFSLEQ
- a CDS encoding DUF4351 domain-containing protein, coding for MWEVEASELLAFTPLCPLAILAKTANAETLLTEVAQRLEELENREERLSLTTYTYLLGGLKFRKEVLQQLLREEIMRESVTYRDLVETSEQRGLQQGIQRGRQEGEALLTLRLLQHKFGPLSDDLSQQIRDLPVSELENLAEALLDFQTPMDLTTWLTQAPN
- a CDS encoding Spy/CpxP family protein refolding chaperone, with protein sequence MLGSMGQLRVVQPGLTSSALGAMALLGLMTVNGAVAKAATPPPTAVTPAPIPAWITALKLSPDQIQKVQAIEVKFKPQARSQQIQLNQAESLLESLLVKGASNEDIRAQHQVIQNYRRQLEVTRLEAALEIKDVLTPAQRQQLAELNQQRLTRLRDLVLGSSGTTPR
- the mscL gene encoding large conductance mechanosensitive channel protein MscL encodes the protein MVSRRVKRGGRQFWQEFRDFAVKGNVIDLSVAVIVGGAFGKIVSSFVADILMPLINPLIPGGNWREIVIGPGLKIGSFAGNVLDFVVIALAMFLIIRVVIRQNPPPPTPVSERECPYCLELVPIAAIKCRACASELPSKSQS